The DNA sequence TCCTGATTGGCAAGGGATGAATTGGGCTTTAGAAAGAGCTATTACTTGTTATAAAGAGCATAAGAAATGGCAGCAAATCATGAAAGCTTGTCTTAGCTACGATTCTAGTTGGAAGAAAAGCGCCAAGCAATACATATATATATATGAAGAACTTTTATCTCTTAAGTCCTAATGCTTTTTGAATATAAGATCTATTGGCCAATATGTATTCACATCCTGAATAGAGGGTATAAATAACCCCTATACTTACACTATAAACACTTAATTTTCTTAATAAACTCAATTCTAAATAGCCAAGAGAATAAGGGATAAGCATTACCAGAATAAAGAAAATAATTACTGCTTGCACAACCGCTTTAATTTTGCCTGAAAGACGAGCTGCTAGCGCAAATCCTCTTAACCCACATAAAGCTCTAAGTGTACTAATCACAAGATCTCGATAAAAAAAGATACACACAAGTAATAAAGGAAGCTGAATTACCCCTTGAGTAAAAGCTAAAAAAACAGAAAGGCGAAAAATACTATCCGCCATTGGATCTAGCAATTTTCCTAAATCTGTCACTTTATTGTATCTACGAGCTAATAACCCATCAAATACATCTGAAACCTCTGATAACACGGTTAAGCACAACAAAACATAAGGCAAAGAAAACAATGTAAATCCTAATTGACCATGATATAGATAAAAAACAACAAATATAGGTCCTAGTAAAATGCGCAGCAATGTAAGTATGAGCGCTATGCTCATTTATCCCCCTTTAATCTAAAACTTCATGTCAATGGTATCTTATGTCTGTCTTTTTTGAAAAGAAAGCTCTATTCACTTCTGCAAGGCTAGTTGCCCACAAGCCGCTGCAATGTCTTTTCCTTTTGTATAACGCCAGGTAGCAACAATATTAGATGAGAGTAAAACTTCTTGAAAAGCTTCAATAGTTTCCTTTTCAGGACGTTGCAGTCGAACCCTTTCAACAGGGTTATAAGGAATTAAGTTTACACTGCATTGTTGGCCTTTGAGTAAAGCAGCTAACTCTTTAGCCTGTTCTACACTGTCATTGATATGGCGAATTAAAGTATATTCGTAAGTCACATCTCTTTTGGTTATTCTAGCAAAATTTCTCACAGATGCTAAAATATCTTCTATGGGGTACTTACGTGCATAAGGAATAATTTTTTGCCTAATACGCTGATTGGGAGCATGTAAAGAAAGCACTAGATTGGTTTTTAACCCCTCATTAGAGAAACGATTAATCCCTTCTACTACCCCTACTGTAGAAACAGTAATCCGTCTTTGAGAGAGCCCTAATCGATTAGAGTCAATTAACAAGCGAATGGTTTCTACAACCGCTTCATAGTTTTCAAAAGGCTCTCCCATGCCCATAAAAACAACATGAGATACTTTCTCTTGTCTTTCAAATAACCAAAGATCAATTTGGTACACTTGTTCAAAAATCTCCGCTGCGGTTAAGTTGCGCTTTAACCCTTCTTTTCCTGAAGCACAAAAAGCACAACGAGCAGGACAACCCACCTGCGAAGAAACACATACAGTACGTCTATTCTCAGAGCAAATAAGAACAGATTCTACGAGCATGTTATCTGAAAGTTGCCATAAAAATTTGACAGTTTCTTGATCTTCTGAAAAAACCTCTTGTTTTTTTACTAGCTGTGTTATTAGTAAATTTTCTTTTAGATAAAAACGTAGATCTAAAGACAAATTGGTCATTTGATCCCAATGAGGTTGTCTTAGCTTATAAACCCAATTAAAGATTTGAGAAGCATGAAAGGATTTATATCCCTCTAAGGATAAATTATTACGTAATTTTTCTAGAGGCCACGTGTGAATGGAAAAAAGAGGCATTCTTAAGTGCTTGGGTTTGGATTGAATTGCGCTCTATTAAAGCATGCTTTCTCTTTTCTTGCATTTGAAGTGTATTTTTTCTATTTCTTGCTGTGTGTGTTTGTAACTCTTTACGAGAGTTTTCTGAAGACGTATGGATTACTCGATTGAAAAGCGCCGATATACTTCCCCAGCCTATCGTAGTAGGGAAATTAGTAAATAAAGAAGATAAATTTCTTAAACTGTTGATATGCATAACAACCTCCACTTAAACCATTGACTAATATTATAGTTTAATAAGTCTTTAAAATCAATTTCATAATATAAACCTAAAACAAAGAGGGACTTACGGTTCTAATTTAAACTTTTAATTCCTTCTTTTGCAACCTTTTTAAACTTCTTTTTTTTGCACGCAAACTTTGAGGTTGTAGATTCTCTTGCTCTTGATAATATCTTTGAAAACGCATTGCTTTCTTCTTTTTTCCCATACCTAGGGTTTCTGAAGGTAGATTTTG is a window from the Candidatus Rhabdochlamydia porcellionis genome containing:
- a CDS encoding CDP-alcohol phosphatidyltransferase family protein, with product MSIALILTLLRILLGPIFVVFYLYHGQLGFTLFSLPYVLLCLTVLSEVSDVFDGLLARRYNKVTDLGKLLDPMADSIFRLSVFLAFTQGVIQLPLLLVCIFFYRDLVISTLRALCGLRGFALAARLSGKIKAVVQAVIIFFILVMLIPYSLGYLELSLLRKLSVYSVSIGVIYTLYSGCEYILANRSYIQKALGLKR
- the rlmN gene encoding 23S rRNA (adenine(2503)-C(2))-methyltransferase RlmN, encoding MPLFSIHTWPLEKLRNNLSLEGYKSFHASQIFNWVYKLRQPHWDQMTNLSLDLRFYLKENLLITQLVKKQEVFSEDQETVKFLWQLSDNMLVESVLICSENRRTVCVSSQVGCPARCAFCASGKEGLKRNLTAAEIFEQVYQIDLWLFERQEKVSHVVFMGMGEPFENYEAVVETIRLLIDSNRLGLSQRRITVSTVGVVEGINRFSNEGLKTNLVLSLHAPNQRIRQKIIPYARKYPIEDILASVRNFARITKRDVTYEYTLIRHINDSVEQAKELAALLKGQQCSVNLIPYNPVERVRLQRPEKETIEAFQEVLLSSNIVATWRYTKGKDIAAACGQLALQK